A region of Kribbella sp. NBC_01245 DNA encodes the following proteins:
- a CDS encoding DUF5719 family protein encodes MNRLLTDPRLRVGLCVGVLVVVALLGVLAGPPAVKSSTGGAALNGKAVVSRTTVACPVLGTGGKVNSVVTAVSPLLPDGTPMPDDPTTALTLSDLDPDSGRVYTSVRERGQLGVLSRTNNSEIISVRANGPLAAGAAATVMATSDSGANRGVAASPCVAPTSDFWFVGVSSMAGRRGVLTLTNLDEEPAGVDVYVHGAEGEADVPAAKGIVVQARGQTEVYLNTVLPDARDLALHVQVGSGRVAATFRDNVQGKDGPSGVDWIPAAGEPTKRVIVPAIAPGKGLRVLTVVNPGDVQATATLTLHGPNGRFKPARKETLDIPAKSTRVVRLDDALKGDGGGVSIESDQPLTASARMVDAKQTDFAASASALPLTGPAYLALPAHTETLVLMLTAPDKGAALQLEIRDAGGQVVQTRELDVAEGATSVVALKPVPKANYLTVTPRKGDLVAGVVLGPPTKTSTPTNKFAAWTLATSLVFRAQLGAAPNVNAALR; translated from the coding sequence GTGAACCGTCTGCTGACCGATCCCCGCCTGCGCGTAGGTCTCTGCGTCGGCGTCCTGGTGGTGGTCGCGTTACTCGGTGTGCTGGCCGGACCGCCCGCGGTCAAGTCCAGTACGGGCGGCGCCGCGTTGAACGGCAAGGCCGTTGTCAGCCGTACGACGGTCGCCTGCCCGGTGCTCGGTACCGGCGGCAAGGTGAACTCCGTCGTCACGGCCGTCTCGCCTTTGCTTCCGGACGGTACGCCGATGCCGGACGACCCCACGACCGCTCTGACCCTGTCGGACCTGGATCCGGACTCGGGCCGCGTCTACACCAGCGTTCGCGAACGAGGCCAGCTCGGCGTGCTGAGTCGTACGAACAACAGCGAGATCATCTCCGTACGGGCGAACGGGCCGCTGGCGGCGGGCGCTGCTGCGACCGTGATGGCCACCTCGGACTCCGGGGCCAATCGTGGCGTTGCCGCTTCGCCTTGTGTCGCGCCTACGTCGGACTTCTGGTTCGTCGGGGTGAGCTCGATGGCTGGTCGTCGGGGTGTGTTGACGCTGACCAACCTCGACGAGGAACCGGCCGGCGTGGACGTTTACGTGCATGGGGCGGAGGGCGAGGCGGATGTGCCGGCGGCCAAGGGGATCGTCGTACAGGCTCGTGGTCAGACCGAGGTTTATCTGAACACGGTGCTGCCCGATGCGCGCGATCTTGCGCTGCATGTGCAGGTCGGGTCGGGACGGGTTGCTGCCACGTTCCGCGACAACGTGCAGGGTAAGGACGGTCCGTCCGGCGTGGATTGGATCCCGGCTGCGGGTGAGCCGACCAAGCGGGTGATCGTGCCGGCGATTGCTCCTGGCAAGGGGCTGCGGGTTTTGACTGTGGTCAATCCGGGGGATGTGCAGGCGACTGCGACGTTGACGCTGCATGGGCCGAACGGGCGGTTCAAGCCTGCGCGCAAGGAGACGTTGGATATCCCGGCCAAGTCGACGCGGGTGGTTCGGTTGGACGATGCGTTGAAGGGTGACGGGGGCGGGGTATCGATCGAGTCGGATCAGCCGCTCACCGCGTCGGCGCGGATGGTCGATGCCAAGCAGACGGATTTCGCGGCGAGTGCGTCGGCGTTGCCGTTGACCGGGCCTGCGTATTTGGCGTTGCCGGCGCATACGGAGACGTTGGTGTTGATGCTGACGGCGCCGGATAAGGGTGCGGCCTTGCAGCTCGAGATCCGCGATGCCGGTGGGCAGGTGGTGCAGACGCGGGAGCTGGATGTGGCTGAGGGTGCTACGAGCGTGGTGGCGCTCAAGCCGGTCCCGAAGGCCAACTACCTCACGGTGACGCCTCGCAAGGGCGATCTGGTCGCCGGCGTGGTCCTCGGGCCCCCGACGAAAACGTCAACCCCCACCAACAAATTCGCCGCCTGGACCCTAGCCACCTCCCTGGTCTTCCGCGCCCAACTAGGCGCCGCCCCCAACGTAAACGCCGCCCTCCGCTAA
- a CDS encoding glycosyltransferase family 2 protein: METEAQAGWDFFDSVDFPADGTDDPLGRAPVRHVVTAIVVGHDGAAWLPRLNEALWALERRPDSLIAVDTGSTDETAELLASLPGVEPVVSLSARTGFGTAVARGLDAVGFAAIPSAVGPYGSDENTPVREWIWLLHDDCAPAPKALERLLLAATINPEIGIWGPKLRLWPRDRELLEVGVSTSLGGRRDTGIEPGELDQGQHDKMRDVLAVSSAGMLVSREVWEGLAGFDPRLPMFRDDIDFGWRAAKAGVRVAVAPESVVYHAQAAATGERPLAGTRRHAYQLDRAHAYYTVLANAPGKLLPLLIVRFLLGTIFRSVWFLIGKAPSGAVDEWTALLGTLLAGGWTKARKDRRKLDRQPHDSHKQLFARSITAIRHIVEDTGSSITERLREAWADEPEEQTVTTARRARTSTRVAVDQPRWRRQLIRRPFLIGWIFLVVGAVLSARSVLGSGVLRSDVMPPPHDTLGDLWHAAATAPPGVTPPAWLGQFAAWAFVSFGSPSLATDLMVLGAVPLAGLTAWSFLRKIVLDRMARAWGATAYGLSVFAGGAVSQGRLGTCVAAVVLPLLGMAIHTVTRRRRVALQGSWRAAWFAGACMAVLLAFTPSLGLLAVVGAGVGGLLARGWSRQSRQLLFSSVLALLLVLPWTIELLLHPSRIGQEAGGSPTAAIGPGDSIGRLLTGIPEGAPVPWFLGIPLVLVALLSMLRATRSKFELLGWAVALTGLVGTLAASRLGGGSGPLMFLMTAGWIGVITVTWDSLGRSAELIVRGVLTVVLLSSVVTAGWWIVRGDDGPLRREPAQDLPAYLVSAQQPPLNRSIVVATKQPDSGIEFTLVRNGGPRMGAVEAEAPARQSQSITEVLAALGGGGAGDEAQRLAELDIDYVYLVPPLDPGLVSTIDSVPGLNRSSANEGAAAWAVEVRADGKSPMREVTHDIWRILGIVGWLLALVFCLPTARRSVAGTHARRVA; the protein is encoded by the coding sequence ATGGAAACAGAAGCCCAGGCCGGCTGGGATTTTTTCGACTCGGTCGATTTTCCCGCCGACGGCACTGACGACCCACTGGGGCGCGCGCCGGTTCGTCACGTCGTCACCGCCATCGTGGTCGGTCACGACGGCGCAGCCTGGCTGCCCCGGCTGAACGAGGCGCTCTGGGCACTGGAACGACGCCCGGACAGCCTGATCGCCGTCGACACGGGCTCAACAGACGAGACCGCTGAACTGCTCGCGAGCCTGCCCGGTGTTGAACCCGTGGTCAGCCTCTCCGCCCGCACAGGTTTCGGGACAGCGGTTGCCCGAGGTCTTGATGCCGTTGGATTCGCCGCGATCCCCTCAGCCGTCGGGCCGTACGGCAGTGACGAAAACACTCCGGTCCGTGAATGGATCTGGCTGCTGCACGACGACTGCGCGCCGGCTCCGAAGGCGCTCGAGCGGTTGTTGCTGGCGGCGACGATCAACCCCGAGATCGGTATCTGGGGCCCCAAGCTGCGGCTGTGGCCGCGCGACCGTGAGCTGCTCGAGGTCGGCGTCAGCACCTCGCTGGGCGGCCGTCGCGATACCGGGATCGAGCCCGGCGAACTGGACCAGGGCCAGCACGACAAGATGCGCGACGTACTCGCGGTCAGTTCGGCCGGCATGCTGGTCAGCCGCGAGGTCTGGGAAGGCCTGGCCGGTTTCGATCCGCGGCTGCCGATGTTCCGCGACGACATCGACTTCGGCTGGCGTGCGGCCAAGGCCGGCGTCCGGGTCGCGGTCGCGCCCGAGTCGGTCGTGTACCACGCGCAGGCCGCCGCGACCGGTGAGCGCCCGCTCGCGGGGACCCGGCGGCACGCGTACCAGTTGGACCGCGCGCACGCCTACTACACCGTGCTGGCGAACGCCCCAGGCAAACTGCTGCCGCTGCTGATCGTTCGCTTCCTGCTCGGCACGATCTTCCGCTCGGTCTGGTTCCTGATCGGCAAGGCGCCCTCGGGTGCGGTCGACGAATGGACCGCCCTGCTCGGCACGTTGCTGGCCGGCGGCTGGACCAAGGCCCGCAAGGACCGGCGCAAGCTCGACCGGCAGCCGCATGACAGCCACAAACAGCTGTTCGCGCGCTCGATCACCGCCATCCGGCACATCGTCGAGGACACCGGGAGCTCGATCACCGAGCGACTGCGCGAGGCCTGGGCGGATGAGCCGGAGGAACAGACCGTCACAACGGCCCGGCGAGCCCGTACGTCGACCCGGGTCGCCGTCGATCAACCGCGCTGGCGTCGTCAGCTGATCCGGCGGCCGTTCCTGATCGGCTGGATCTTCCTGGTCGTCGGAGCGGTGTTGTCCGCGCGCAGCGTGCTCGGTTCGGGCGTGCTGCGGTCCGACGTGATGCCGCCGCCGCACGACACCCTCGGCGACCTCTGGCATGCCGCCGCCACCGCACCACCGGGCGTGACCCCGCCGGCCTGGCTCGGCCAATTCGCGGCTTGGGCTTTCGTGAGTTTTGGCAGTCCGTCCTTGGCGACCGACCTGATGGTGCTCGGCGCGGTGCCACTCGCGGGTCTGACGGCGTGGTCGTTCCTGCGCAAGATCGTGCTCGACCGGATGGCTCGCGCCTGGGGCGCCACGGCGTACGGGCTGTCGGTTTTCGCCGGTGGTGCCGTCAGCCAGGGCCGTCTTGGGACTTGTGTGGCCGCGGTCGTTCTCCCGCTTTTGGGGATGGCGATCCATACGGTGACGCGTCGACGGCGTGTAGCGCTGCAGGGCAGTTGGCGGGCGGCTTGGTTCGCTGGCGCCTGCATGGCCGTGTTGTTGGCGTTTACGCCATCCCTGGGCCTGCTGGCGGTTGTAGGCGCTGGAGTTGGTGGACTGCTTGCACGCGGTTGGTCGCGGCAGAGCCGGCAGCTGTTGTTCTCGTCGGTGCTGGCTCTACTGCTCGTGCTGCCCTGGACTATCGAGCTATTGCTTCACCCGTCGCGGATCGGTCAGGAGGCTGGTGGTTCGCCTACAGCCGCCATTGGGCCTGGGGACAGCATTGGGCGGCTACTGACCGGCATACCCGAGGGTGCGCCCGTGCCGTGGTTCCTGGGCATCCCGTTGGTGCTGGTGGCACTGCTGAGCATGTTGCGGGCCACGCGGAGCAAGTTCGAGCTGTTGGGTTGGGCCGTCGCGTTGACGGGTCTGGTTGGCACGTTGGCCGCCAGCCGTCTTGGTGGTGGCAGTGGTCCGTTGATGTTCCTGATGACCGCAGGCTGGATCGGCGTCATCACCGTCACTTGGGATTCCCTGGGGCGTTCGGCCGAGCTGATCGTCCGAGGCGTGCTCACCGTCGTACTGCTCAGCAGTGTCGTCACAGCCGGCTGGTGGATCGTTCGCGGGGACGACGGGCCGCTGCGGCGTGAACCCGCGCAGGACCTCCCGGCGTACCTGGTCTCGGCGCAACAACCTCCGCTCAACAGGTCGATCGTTGTCGCCACCAAGCAGCCCGACAGCGGGATCGAGTTCACCCTGGTCCGCAATGGCGGTCCGCGAATGGGGGCGGTCGAGGCCGAGGCGCCGGCGCGGCAAAGCCAGTCGATCACCGAGGTGCTGGCCGCGCTCGGTGGTGGTGGTGCAGGGGACGAGGCGCAGCGGTTGGCTGAGCTCGACATCGACTACGTGTACCTGGTGCCGCCGCTGGATCCGGGCCTGGTCTCGACGATCGACTCCGTGCCCGGTCTCAACCGTTCCAGCGCGAACGAGGGCGCCGCGGCCTGGGCCGTCGAGGTGCGTGCCGACGGCAAGAGCCCGATGCGCGAGGTGACGCACGACATCTGGCGGATCCTCGGCATCGTCGGCTGGCTGCTGGCCCTGGTGTTCTGCCTGCCGACCGCCCGGCGTAGCGTCGCCGGAACCCATGCGAGGAGGGTCGCGTGA
- the cofD gene encoding 2-phospho-L-lactate transferase, producing MRLTVLAGGVGGATFLRGLLAARPDAEITVIGNTADDITLFGLRVCPDLDTVMYTLGNGISTERGWGREDETWVVKEELAAYGVQPTWFGLGDRDIATHLVRTQMLDAGYGLSAVTEALSARWKLPVRLLPMSDQRVETHVVVDDPEHPGARKAIHFQEYWVRLHAEVPAHEIVVVGQEQAKPAPGVLEAIADCDVLLLPPSNPVVSIGTILGVPGIREAVRATKAPVVGVSPIIGTGPVRGMADKVLAAIGVKSTAAAVGLFHGSRDDRGVLDGWLIDTSDVAQVDELNAAGIACNAVPLWMNDVPTTAAIATAALDLAERLR from the coding sequence ATGCGATTGACAGTCCTGGCCGGTGGCGTCGGCGGCGCGACGTTCCTTCGTGGCCTGCTGGCGGCCCGCCCCGACGCCGAAATCACCGTGATCGGCAACACCGCCGACGACATCACCCTGTTCGGGCTGCGGGTCTGCCCGGACCTCGACACCGTCATGTACACCCTCGGCAACGGCATCTCCACCGAGCGCGGCTGGGGCCGCGAGGACGAGACCTGGGTGGTGAAGGAAGAGCTCGCGGCGTACGGCGTGCAGCCGACCTGGTTCGGCCTCGGCGACCGCGACATCGCGACCCACCTGGTCCGGACCCAGATGCTCGACGCGGGCTACGGCCTGAGCGCCGTGACCGAGGCCCTCAGCGCCCGGTGGAAGCTGCCCGTGCGGCTGCTGCCGATGAGTGACCAGCGGGTCGAGACGCACGTGGTCGTCGACGATCCGGAGCACCCGGGCGCCCGCAAGGCCATCCACTTCCAGGAGTACTGGGTCCGCCTGCACGCCGAGGTGCCGGCCCACGAGATCGTGGTCGTCGGTCAGGAGCAGGCCAAACCCGCACCCGGCGTGCTCGAGGCCATCGCGGACTGCGACGTACTGCTGCTGCCCCCGTCGAACCCGGTCGTCTCGATCGGCACCATCCTCGGCGTGCCCGGTATCCGCGAGGCAGTCCGTGCCACCAAGGCGCCGGTCGTCGGCGTCTCGCCGATCATCGGCACCGGCCCGGTTCGCGGCATGGCCGACAAGGTGCTCGCGGCGATCGGCGTGAAGTCGACGGCCGCCGCGGTGGGCCTGTTCCATGGATCGCGCGACGACCGTGGCGTGCTGGACGGCTGGCTGATCGACACGTCCGACGTGGCCCAGGTGGACGAGCTCAACGCGGCGGGGATCGCCTGCAACGCCGTACCGCTGTGGATGAACGACGTACCGACCACGGCCGCCATCGCGACGGCCGCCCTCGACCTGGCGGAGCGGTTGCGTTGA
- a CDS encoding metallopeptidase family protein → MTEARRHRRHIDRHGRGMLGPLSRPSTFAPRGLPLQRSAAAQFDEVVAIEVTRLEKRLPQVVTRVEFAIEDVPNLDGHVGEVPLTHSSGGTSHEPYRIVVFRRPIELRAERTGHTLPWLVRSALVHELADVLALSPEQIDPDFDPDDE, encoded by the coding sequence GTGACCGAGGCTCGCCGTCATCGCAGGCACATCGACCGCCACGGGCGTGGCATGCTCGGACCGCTCAGCCGTCCGAGCACCTTCGCGCCGCGTGGTTTACCCCTGCAACGCTCCGCCGCGGCCCAGTTCGACGAGGTCGTCGCGATCGAGGTGACGCGGCTGGAGAAGCGACTACCGCAGGTGGTCACGCGGGTCGAATTCGCGATCGAGGACGTGCCGAATCTGGATGGGCATGTGGGCGAGGTGCCGCTGACGCACTCCAGCGGGGGTACGTCGCACGAGCCCTACCGCATCGTCGTCTTCCGCCGCCCCATCGAACTCCGCGCCGAACGAACCGGCCACACCCTCCCCTGGCTAGTCCGCTCCGCCCTAGTCCACGAACTAGCCGACGTCCTAGCCCTCTCCCCCGAACAAATAGACCCCGACTTCGACCCCGACGACGAATAA
- a CDS encoding DUF3499 domain-containing protein, with protein MSIARICSRAACHRPAVSTLTYVYADQTCVLGPLATYAEPHCYDLCADHADRLTAPNGWEVIRLAPDPAAAGPSHDDLEALADAVREAARLAPPREPSRDVPGAPVEVARRRHLRMLQDPGTSAAPD; from the coding sequence GTGAGCATCGCCAGGATCTGTTCGCGCGCCGCCTGCCATCGCCCGGCCGTGTCGACGCTCACCTATGTCTATGCCGACCAGACCTGCGTGCTGGGTCCGCTGGCGACATACGCCGAGCCGCACTGCTACGACCTCTGCGCCGACCACGCCGACCGGCTGACCGCGCCGAACGGCTGGGAGGTGATCCGGCTGGCTCCGGACCCCGCTGCCGCCGGACCGTCGCACGACGATCTCGAGGCGCTCGCGGACGCCGTACGGGAAGCTGCCCGCCTGGCACCACCGCGCGAGCCGAGTCGCGACGTACCGGGTGCGCCGGTCGAGGTGGCCCGCCGCCGGCACCTGCGCATGCTGCAGGACCCCGGCACTTCCGCGGCACCCGACTAA
- a CDS encoding Trm112 family protein produces the protein MAVNLDPDLLSILVCPKCRSEFRVDDAASELVCTNPDCALAYPVRDDIPVLLIDEARPTK, from the coding sequence ATGGCTGTGAACCTGGATCCCGACCTGTTGAGCATCCTGGTCTGTCCGAAGTGCCGTTCGGAGTTCCGGGTCGACGACGCGGCGAGTGAGCTCGTCTGCACGAACCCGGACTGCGCCCTGGCCTACCCGGTCCGGGACGACATCCCGGTGCTGCTGATCGACGAGGCCCGACCGACCAAATGA
- a CDS encoding SIS domain-containing protein → MTAFDDTRLDDPVALAAADDLLRRLASAGARIRAEIDASTDALTALDTDGFRPRAVVAAGRDARLVRAVLEPVCPVPFVAWPGPGLPGWAGPLDLVVVLGGMNADAGSVSAASEAVRRGCGLMVACPDESPIAVASAGSRHAIRLPSQSDDQLASAIAVLQALHQLELGPAVEADAVAKTLDDVAVSCSPNRDVAVNPAKDLALMLADRMPLVWGGTVLAARAARRVVEAIRLASGRPALAADAGHLLPVLANQPPRDLFADPFDDAAPDDLRPGLVILDDGAGDAPVLEARRQLEGTAERHDVRVKVLTQDNGSDVARYAALMQSGRYAAAYLGLGLERYGMPGTGRTGSLNPAEDPAW, encoded by the coding sequence ATGACCGCCTTCGACGACACCCGCCTGGACGATCCGGTCGCACTGGCCGCGGCCGACGACCTGTTGCGCCGCCTCGCCAGCGCCGGCGCCCGGATCCGGGCCGAGATCGACGCCTCGACCGACGCCCTGACCGCGCTCGACACCGACGGCTTCCGCCCGCGCGCGGTGGTCGCCGCCGGCCGGGACGCGCGCCTGGTCCGGGCGGTGCTGGAGCCGGTCTGCCCGGTTCCGTTCGTGGCCTGGCCCGGTCCGGGTCTGCCCGGTTGGGCCGGACCGCTGGACCTGGTCGTCGTGCTCGGCGGGATGAACGCCGACGCCGGCTCGGTCTCGGCGGCCTCCGAGGCGGTACGACGCGGCTGCGGGCTGATGGTGGCCTGCCCGGACGAGTCGCCGATCGCGGTCGCCTCGGCCGGTTCGCGGCACGCCATCCGGCTGCCGTCCCAGTCCGACGACCAGCTCGCCTCGGCCATCGCCGTACTGCAGGCGTTGCACCAGCTCGAGCTCGGCCCGGCCGTTGAAGCGGATGCCGTCGCCAAGACGCTGGACGATGTCGCCGTCTCCTGTTCCCCGAACCGGGACGTCGCCGTCAACCCGGCCAAGGATCTCGCTCTGATGCTCGCCGACAGGATGCCCCTGGTCTGGGGTGGCACGGTGCTGGCCGCCCGCGCCGCTCGCCGGGTCGTCGAGGCGATCCGGCTGGCCTCGGGTCGCCCGGCCCTCGCCGCGGATGCGGGCCACCTGCTGCCCGTGCTGGCCAACCAGCCCCCGCGGGACCTGTTCGCCGACCCGTTCGACGACGCCGCCCCCGACGATCTGCGCCCCGGCCTGGTCATCCTCGACGACGGCGCGGGTGATGCCCCGGTGCTCGAGGCCCGTCGCCAACTGGAGGGGACGGCCGAGCGCCACGACGTGCGGGTCAAGGTGCTCACCCAGGACAACGGCTCGGACGTCGCGCGCTACGCGGCCCTGATGCAGTCCGGGCGGTACGCCGCGGCGTACTTGGGCCTCGGCCTCGAGCGGTATGGCATGCCCGGCACCGGCCGCACCGGTTCGCTCAACCCGGCGGAGGACCCTGCGTGGTAA
- a CDS encoding WhiB family transcriptional regulator: MAIVDGEAIEEELNWQERALCAQTDPEAFFPEKGGSTREAKKVCLGCDVRGECLEYALQNDERFGIWGGLSERERRKLKKRAV, translated from the coding sequence ATGGCGATTGTCGACGGTGAGGCGATCGAAGAGGAACTCAACTGGCAGGAACGGGCGTTGTGCGCCCAGACCGACCCAGAGGCTTTCTTTCCGGAGAAGGGCGGATCCACCCGCGAGGCGAAGAAGGTCTGCCTCGGCTGTGACGTCCGGGGCGAGTGCCTCGAGTATGCGTTGCAGAACGACGAACGCTTCGGTATTTGGGGCGGTTTGTCGGAGCGGGAGCGGCGCAAGTTGAAGAAGCGGGCCGTCTAG
- a CDS encoding phosphomannomutase/phosphoglucomutase, with amino-acid sequence MVDVAAIFKAYDVRGVVPDQLDESVARATGAAFVEVLDVLSDGGAVVVGHDMRPSSPALAQAFAEGAASTGADVIMIGLASTDQLYFASGRLGLPGAMFTASHNPAQYNGIKLCRAGAAPVGAESGLRDIADLVEKALADAEPQPAITGSITAEDLLPAYADHLNDLVDLRKSRPLKVAVDAGNGMGGHTVPAVFAGLPIEVVPMYFELDGSFPNHEANPLDPKNLVDLQAKVVEVGADLGLAFDGDADRCFVIDEKGDPISPSAVTGLVAVRELAKHPGSAVIHNLITSKAVPELIAEHGGRPIRARVGHSNIKQLMAETDAVFGGEHSAHYYFRDFWRADTGMLAALHVLAALGEQELPASELFAEFERYVASGEINSTVADQAAVVAEIERLFGSREGVTVDHLDGLTVDGGDWWFNVRASNTEPLLRLNVEAADAPTMAALRDEVLALITSV; translated from the coding sequence ATGGTTGACGTAGCTGCGATCTTCAAGGCGTACGACGTCCGCGGGGTCGTTCCGGACCAGCTGGACGAGTCGGTCGCGCGCGCGACGGGGGCCGCCTTCGTGGAGGTTCTGGACGTGCTGTCCGACGGCGGCGCGGTCGTGGTGGGTCACGACATGCGCCCGTCGAGCCCTGCCCTCGCGCAGGCGTTCGCCGAGGGGGCCGCGTCGACCGGCGCCGACGTGATCATGATCGGTCTGGCCTCCACCGACCAGCTGTACTTCGCCTCCGGCCGCCTCGGTCTGCCCGGCGCGATGTTCACCGCCAGCCACAACCCCGCGCAGTACAACGGGATCAAGCTGTGCCGCGCGGGCGCCGCACCGGTCGGCGCCGAGTCCGGCCTGCGCGACATCGCCGACCTGGTCGAGAAAGCCCTGGCCGACGCGGAGCCGCAGCCCGCGATCACCGGTTCGATCACCGCCGAGGACCTCCTCCCGGCGTATGCGGATCACCTCAACGACCTGGTCGACCTGCGCAAGAGCCGTCCGCTCAAGGTGGCGGTCGACGCAGGCAACGGCATGGGCGGGCACACCGTCCCGGCCGTGTTCGCGGGCCTGCCGATCGAGGTCGTCCCGATGTACTTCGAGCTCGACGGCAGCTTCCCCAACCACGAGGCCAACCCGCTTGACCCGAAGAACCTGGTCGATCTGCAGGCCAAGGTGGTCGAGGTCGGAGCCGATCTGGGCCTGGCCTTCGACGGCGACGCGGACCGCTGTTTCGTGATCGACGAGAAGGGCGACCCGATCTCGCCGAGTGCCGTCACCGGTCTGGTCGCCGTTCGTGAGCTGGCCAAGCACCCGGGCTCGGCCGTGATCCACAACCTGATCACCTCCAAGGCGGTGCCCGAGCTGATCGCGGAGCATGGCGGCCGTCCGATCCGCGCCCGCGTCGGCCACTCGAACATCAAGCAGTTGATGGCCGAGACGGACGCGGTCTTCGGCGGCGAGCATTCGGCGCACTACTACTTCCGCGACTTCTGGCGTGCCGACACGGGCATGCTCGCCGCGCTGCACGTGCTGGCGGCCCTCGGCGAGCAGGAGTTGCCCGCGAGCGAGCTGTTCGCGGAGTTCGAGCGGTATGTCGCGTCCGGCGAGATCAACTCGACGGTCGCCGACCAGGCCGCCGTGGTCGCCGAGATCGAGCGGCTGTTCGGCAGCCGCGAGGGTGTCACCGTCGACCACCTGGACGGCCTGACCGTCGATGGCGGCGACTGGTGGTTCAATGTCCGGGCCTCCAATACCGAGCCGTTGCTGCGGCTGAACGTCGAGGCGGCGGACGCCCCGACGATGGCGGCGCTGCGCGACGAGGTGCTCGCTCTGATCACCTCGGTGTGA